TCAAATGGGGCAAAGCCCCCTGTCGGTACTGCGGCGTCGGCTGCTGTGTCCTGGTGGGGGTGAAGGACGGCAAGATTGTGGCCACCAAAGGCGACCCGGCCGGTCCGGTCAACAAGGGCCTCAACTGTATCAAGGGCTACTTCCTCGCCAAGGCTCTCTATGGCAAAGATCGCCTGACCACGCCGCTCATCCGCAAAGGGAACAAGATGGTTCCTGCCACCTGGGACGAGGCCCTTGACCTGATCGCCTCCAAGTACAAGGAAGCCATCACCAACCACGGTCCCGATTCCGTTGCCATCTACGGCTCCGGCCAGTGGACCGTGTTCGAGGGGTACACCGCGGTCAAACTGTTCAAGGGGGGCATCGGTACCAACAACGTGGAGCCCAACGCCCGACTCTGCATGGCCTCCGCCGTGGTGGCCTTCATGAACACCTTCGGGTCCGACGAGCCGATGGGCTGCTACGACGACCTGGATATTGGCGACACCTTCATTCTCTGGGGCGCCAACATGGCGGAAGCTCACCCGATCCTCTTCTCCCGCCTGATCGACAATAAACTGAAGAATCCCAAGGTGAAGATCATCGACATCGCCACCCGCAGGACCCGCACCACCCAGATGGCCGATGAGTACATCGCCATGCAGCCCCAGGGTGATCTGGCGGCCCTGAACGCCATTGCCCACGTCATTTTGCGGGACAAGCTCTACGACGAGGCGTTCGTCAACAAGCATGTTTCCTTCAAGCGGGGCACCGAAAACCAGCCGTACGGCCTGAAGGACAAGGAGGCTCCCAAGGAAGAGCCGAAGCCGCTGACCTTCGAGCAGTACAAGGAACTGATGAAGCCCTTCACCCCGGAATGGGCGGAAAAGCTCTCCGGTATCCCGGCCAGAAAAATCGAGGAGCTGGCTCGGCTGTACAGCGACAAGAGCCGCAAGGTCAACTCCCTCTGGACCATGGGGGTCAACCAGCATGTTCGCGGCGTCTGGGTTAACAACCTGATCTACAACCTCCACCTGCTGACCGGCAAAATCGGCAAGAAGGGTGAGAACCCGCTCTCCCTCACCGGCCAGCCCTCCGCCTGCGGCACCGCCCGCGAGGTGGGTACCTTTGCCCACCGGCTGCCGGCCGACATGGTGGTGATGAACGAGGCGCACCGCAAGAAGACTGCTGAAATCTGGGGAATCGACCCCAAGAAGATATCTCCCAAGATGGGACTGCACACCATCGAGATGTATCGTGCCATTGACCGGGGCGAACTGAAGTGTCTCTGGATTCAGTGCACGAACCCGTTCCAGTCCATTCCCAACCTTTCGCGCTACCGCAAGGCCGCCGAGGCCCGCAAGGCGTTCATCGTGGTGTCGGACATCTATCCCACCAAGTCCACTGAAGTGGCCGACGTGATTCTTCCCTCCGCC
The window above is part of the Trichlorobacter ammonificans genome. Proteins encoded here:
- a CDS encoding molybdopterin-dependent oxidoreductase, which codes for MELTRRDFLKASAAAAAFAAAGAPGLAPRLAEAADDKGIKWGKAPCRYCGVGCCVLVGVKDGKIVATKGDPAGPVNKGLNCIKGYFLAKALYGKDRLTTPLIRKGNKMVPATWDEALDLIASKYKEAITNHGPDSVAIYGSGQWTVFEGYTAVKLFKGGIGTNNVEPNARLCMASAVVAFMNTFGSDEPMGCYDDLDIGDTFILWGANMAEAHPILFSRLIDNKLKNPKVKIIDIATRRTRTTQMADEYIAMQPQGDLAALNAIAHVILRDKLYDEAFVNKHVSFKRGTENQPYGLKDKEAPKEEPKPLTFEQYKELMKPFTPEWAEKLSGIPARKIEELARLYSDKSRKVNSLWTMGVNQHVRGVWVNNLIYNLHLLTGKIGKKGENPLSLTGQPSACGTAREVGTFAHRLPADMVVMNEAHRKKTAEIWGIDPKKISPKMGLHTIEMYRAIDRGELKCLWIQCTNPFQSIPNLSRYRKAAEARKAFIVVSDIYPTKSTEVADVILPSASWVEKEGMYGNTERRNQQWFKLVEPPGQAKEDTWQLIQLAKRLGMGHLFPYSEKGFYKEMWEEYRKFTIGTGKDLAPYEAYQKVRGLRWPVKANGQETRWRYVDFDDPYVKPGEGLKFYKAPGNKASIWFRPYEAPAESPDKDYPFWYCTGRLLEHWHTATMTGRVPELKRAMPEATLEMHPDDAKKLGIRNRDKVKVSSRRGSVILRAEINGRGKPEKGNVFTTFFDETKLINDLCIDAFDPLSKEPDFKKCAVKIEKA